One Carassius carassius chromosome 20, fCarCar2.1, whole genome shotgun sequence DNA segment encodes these proteins:
- the LOC132096097 gene encoding G-protein coupled receptor 55, protein MTNCSTTDVDTLTQILDLVIYVPVLVFGLALNIAALVVFCGLLRKWTESSIYMTNLALMDLLLLLQLPFKMHAAHHKWAEEKKLFCSFLESLYFVAMYGSIYTIVCIAIDRYIAINHPFQAKQVRSKKNALIVCSFIWVFVMATTSPIYSFREVKTGNFTCFHGFSERGWSTGIIVCLEVFGFLLPTAVLVACSIQSIRTLKASKNSNHKKQAGVRIIYSSLAAFLVPFTPCHVAIFLQYLVRNGFIADCKHQKNIALFIQVSINIANVTCCLDALCYYFIAKEVRSTKETFRLSMNRVRTTSTSDA, encoded by the coding sequence ATGACGAACTGCTCAACTACAGATGTggacactttaacacagattctgGACTTGGTGATTTACGTGCCTGTCCTGGTGTTCGGCTTGGCGTTAAACATTGCAGCACTGGTGGTGTTCTGTGGACTGCTCAGAAAATGGACCGAGTCCTCCATCTACATGACCAACCTGGCTCTGATGGACCTTCTGTTGCTACTGCAGTTGCCTTTCAAAATGCATGCAGCACACCACAAGTGGGCAGAAGAAAAGAAGCTATTTTGCTCCTTTCTAGAAAGTCTTTACTTTGTAGCTATGTACGGTAGCATCTACACAATTGTGTGCATCGCCATAGACCGGTACATCGCCATAAACCACCCATTTCAAGCCAAGCAGGTGCGTTCCAAAAAAAACGCTTTGATTGTTTGTAGTTTCATCTGGGTGTTTGTTATGGCAACAACTTCACCCATCTACTCCTTCCGGGAAGTGAAAACTGGGAATTTCACCTGTTTCCATGGCTTCTCTGAGAGGGGTTGGAGCACTGGAATAATCGTGTGCCTGGAGGTCTTTGGTTTTCTGTTGCCCACGGCAGTACTGGTGGCGTGCTCTATTCAGAGCATCCGAACTCTCAAAGCATCAAAGAACAGCAACCACAAGAAGCAAGCTGGTGTGAGAATAATCTACAGCAGCCTAGCGGCCTTCCTTGTGCCCTTCACCCCCTGTCACGTGGCCATATTCCTGCAGTATCTTGTCCGTAATGGCTTTATTGCAGACTGCAAACATCAAAAGAACATTGCCCTTTTCATACAGGTGTCAATAAACATTGCAAACGTGACCTGCTGCTTAGATGCACTGTGTTACTATTTCATTGCGAAGGAAGTCCGATCCACCAAGGAGACGTTTAGACTGTCCATGAACAGAGTGAGAACCACCAGCACCTCAGATGCCTGA